One Pseudomonas abieticivorans genomic region harbors:
- a CDS encoding MFS transporter, with protein sequence MRKDYLAFFISLFLSRLADQILLFLVPLVVFQTTNSASWAGLAFFVESLPRFLAFPLCGALCDKYSPIKILHISQVYRALLCVLAMVLYEIFGGIGWVVVLSALCGVLTTQGIMAREVLLPHIFQHYSYTKTLSYSQIADQTGLVLGPLVAALMLELWAWHWVVLWIAGLFLLADMSMVAWQRFSRITLEVFEQHQDIWLQPLRIAFGHIRSLAQLKKIITLAVGVNLIVGVTLATSAAMVIGQYSAGKDSYAALQAAGAVTTIVILFLLARIVLPLRVLGGVGYSMIATGAFISALSPNLLGYVLGFLLITGFDKMFNVYMRTVRQQVIPPQDFGKTVGVITLLNNMSQPLAGLLVAVLAAPLGTQNVILILAVLTTILGAFALWWFAKARSSFPSLTLEADQEAGN encoded by the coding sequence GGGCTAGCGTTTTTCGTCGAATCGCTGCCACGATTTCTTGCGTTCCCGTTGTGCGGCGCTCTGTGCGACAAGTACTCGCCTATCAAGATCCTGCATATCAGTCAGGTCTACAGGGCATTGCTCTGTGTGCTGGCGATGGTGTTATACGAAATCTTCGGTGGCATCGGCTGGGTGGTGGTCCTGTCGGCATTGTGCGGGGTGCTGACCACGCAAGGCATCATGGCTCGCGAAGTGCTGCTGCCGCATATCTTTCAACACTACAGCTACACCAAAACCTTGTCCTACTCCCAGATCGCCGACCAGACCGGGCTGGTACTCGGGCCTCTGGTGGCGGCACTGATGCTCGAACTATGGGCTTGGCATTGGGTGGTGCTTTGGATCGCCGGATTGTTCCTGCTGGCAGACATGAGCATGGTGGCGTGGCAACGTTTTAGCCGTATTACGCTAGAGGTGTTCGAGCAACATCAAGACATCTGGCTGCAGCCCTTGAGGATCGCTTTTGGGCATATCCGTAGCCTGGCGCAATTGAAAAAAATCATCACGCTGGCGGTAGGGGTCAATCTGATCGTCGGTGTCACCTTGGCTACTTCGGCGGCCATGGTCATCGGCCAGTACAGCGCCGGCAAGGATAGCTATGCAGCGCTGCAAGCGGCGGGTGCGGTGACAACGATCGTGATCCTGTTTCTTCTCGCTCGGATTGTGCTGCCTCTGCGGGTCCTCGGGGGTGTCGGATATTCAATGATCGCAACGGGGGCATTCATCAGCGCCCTGAGTCCGAATCTGCTCGGCTATGTGCTGGGTTTCCTGTTGATCACAGGTTTTGACAAAATGTTCAACGTCTACATGCGCACTGTCCGGCAGCAGGTGATACCGCCTCAGGACTTCGGCAAGACGGTAGGCGTGATTACGCTGCTGAACAACATGTCCCAGCCTCTGGCAGGATTACTGGTGGCTGTGTTAGCCGCGCCCTTGGGCACCCAGAATGTAATCCTGATTTTGGCCGTGTTAACTACCATTCTTGGGGCATTTGCTCTGTGGTGGTTCGCTAAGGCTCGCAGCTCATTCCCGAGCTTGACGCTTGAGGCTGACCAAGAAGCCGGAAATTAA